In Ferviditalea candida, the DNA window GCACGGTTTGTTTGCCGCGTTTGGCCATCACTTCAATCGGCATGCAGCCCTCAAAGTAAATTTCTTTTTCAAAATCCTTGACAGGCACGGTTTCAGCGCTGACCAACGCCTCGTAAAATGCATCGAACTCTTCTTCAGTCATCGGGCAATTAATATAGGATGCCTCTCCTTTATCATATCTCGAGGCCAGATAAACCTTGCTCATATCAATTGAATCCTTCTCTACAATCGGGGCCGCCGCGTCAAAAAAATACAAATACTCTTCGCCGATCCACTCCTGAAGATGCTCGGACAATGCGGGCGAAGTCAGCGGTCCGGTCGCCACGACCGCAATCCCGTCGGGTATGCGGGTTACCTCTTCATTCCTCACCTCAATCAACGGGTGATTACGCAGCGCTTCGGTCACATCCGAGGAGAACGACTCCCGGTCCACGGCCAGCGCCCCGCCGGCAGGAACGGCATTGCGGTCTGCGCTTTGCATGATCAGCGAATTCAACTGCCGCATCTCTTCCTTGAGCACCCCGACCGCATTGGTCAGTCCGTTGGCGCGCAGCGAATTGCTGCATACCAATTCGGCAAATCGTTCGGTATGATGGGCAGGCGTTTTACGCAACGGCCGCATCTCATACAATACGACGGAAACTCCCCTGCTGGCAATCTGCCACGCCGCCTCGCTGCCCGCCAGCCCCGCGCCGATGACAGTCACTTTTTGCGTTTCAGTCACTGGTAAACCTCCATCTATCTTGAAAATTCGCTTCCGCCAAAATAACAATTCAATGCGAATTCTTCGAGGACGCGTCGCGTGCCGTTTTCATCATCCGCTGGTGCCATGGAAATGGCATGGGACGTCTCTGTTTCTCTATGCTTGCGCTTCTTCTTGAACGTCTTCTTTGTAATCGCATTTGGTGCACTGGATTTGCTCGTTGTTCCTGCTCTTTTTCACCACCATCAGAGATCCGCAGTTCGGGCACGGCTTACCCGACGGTTTGTCCCAGGAGACAAAATCGCATGTCGGATACTGGTCGCAGCCGTAAAAGATCCGTCCTTTTTTGCTGCGCCGTTCCACGATTTTTCCATTTCCGCATTGCGGGCATGTTACTCCGATATCCTTCACAATCGGTTTCGTATTTCGGCATTCGGGAAACCCGGAGCAAGCAAGGAATTTGCCGAATCGGCCCATTTTATAAACCATCGGACTTCCGCATTTTTCACAGACTTCATCGGAAACCTCGTCTTGAATTTCAATTTCCTTCATTTCCTCTTCGGCGACGGTCAGCCGTTTTTCAAAGGTTTGATAGAAGGAATCCAAGACCTGCACCCAATTTTCCCGCCCTTCTTCCACTTGGTCCAATTCATCCTCCATGCGAGCCGTAAATTCCACATTGATGATTTCCGGGAAAAATTCCTCCATCAATTGAATGACCAATTCTCCCAGCTCCGTCGGGAAAAATTTCTTTTCCTCCATAGCCACGTAACCGCGCTTTTGAATGGTTTCCAAGGTGGGGGCATAGGTGCTCGGTCTGCCGATCCCCAATTCCTCTAAAACCTTGACCAGCCTAGCTTCGGTATACCTTGGCGGCGGTTGGGTGAAGTGCTGCTTCGGATCGATTCCGAGGTTCTCCAGCCGGTCTCCGGTCTTAAGCGGCGGAAGCAGTTTGTCTTCTTCCACGGTATCATCGTCATTCCCTTCTACATACAGCTTCATGAAGCCGGGAAATTTTACGGTGGAGCCGTTCGCTTTGAATGTGACGCTGCCGGCCTGGATATCGACCGCAACCGTATCCAAGACGGCTGAAGCCATCTGGCTGGCCAAGAAACGTTCCCAAATCAGTTTGTACAGGCGATATTGGTCGCGGCTCAAATGCGGCTTGACTTGTTCCGGTTCGAGCGCCGCCGAAGTCGGCCGGATGGCTTCATGCGCATCCTGC includes these proteins:
- the topA gene encoding type I DNA topoisomerase; the protein is MADSLVIVESPAKAKTISKYLGNKFIVKASMGHIRDLPKSQIGVEVERNFEPKYITIRGKGSILKELKDASKKVKNIYLAADPDREGEAIAWHLAHYLEVEQDQPCRVVFNEITKQAVRDAFKSPRQINMDLVNAQQARRILDRLVGYKISPLLWKKVKKGLSAGRVQSVAVKLIYDRENEIKKFIPEEYWTITAKLSSGGSGFEAKFYGIGGEKKDLHNEREVKEILALIGNAAYTVGEVKERERLRNPSPPFITSSLQQEAARKLNFRAHKTMSVAQQLYEGVDLGKQGTLGLITYMRTDSTRISPVAQEEARNFIIDKYGEKYIPATPRNYLKKGANAQDAHEAIRPTSAALEPEQVKPHLSRDQYRLYKLIWERFLASQMASAVLDTVAVDIQAGSVTFKANGSTVKFPGFMKLYVEGNDDDTVEEDKLLPPLKTGDRLENLGIDPKQHFTQPPPRYTEARLVKVLEELGIGRPSTYAPTLETIQKRGYVAMEEKKFFPTELGELVIQLMEEFFPEIINVEFTARMEDELDQVEEGRENWVQVLDSFYQTFEKRLTVAEEEMKEIEIQDEVSDEVCEKCGSPMVYKMGRFGKFLACSGFPECRNTKPIVKDIGVTCPQCGNGKIVERRSKKGRIFYGCDQYPTCDFVSWDKPSGKPCPNCGSLMVVKKSRNNEQIQCTKCDYKEDVQEEAQA
- the trmFO gene encoding FADH(2)-oxidizing methylenetetrahydrofolate--tRNA-(uracil(54)-C(5))-methyltransferase TrmFO; this encodes MTETQKVTVIGAGLAGSEAAWQIASRGVSVVLYEMRPLRKTPAHHTERFAELVCSNSLRANGLTNAVGVLKEEMRQLNSLIMQSADRNAVPAGGALAVDRESFSSDVTEALRNHPLIEVRNEEVTRIPDGIAVVATGPLTSPALSEHLQEWIGEEYLYFFDAAAPIVEKDSIDMSKVYLASRYDKGEASYINCPMTEEEFDAFYEALVSAETVPVKDFEKEIYFEGCMPIEVMAKRGKQTVLFGPMKPVGLIDPRTGKIPFAVVQLRQDNAAGTLYNLVGFQTHLKWGEQKRVFSLIPGLEGAEFVRYGVMHRNTFINSPKLLEPTYQSKKRSNLFFAGQMTGVEGYVESAAAGLIAGFNAARLAMGESCVVFPNETAIGSMAYYITTADPANFQPMNANFGLFPPLETKIRNKKLKNERIAQRALESIQNFQKNFTIETCK